In the Pseudomonas sp. ADAK2 genome, one interval contains:
- a CDS encoding Arm DNA-binding domain-containing protein, whose amino-acid sequence MSGVEARGKSVRIYFQYNGEKCRETVPGSNTPATVAQAKRLADIIEYEIQTGTFDYARHFPNSPRLVENTFGHYLDLWLKIKANSVAASSYRGYANKAEVHVRPRWGKVQINQIDHLDLQEWIQGTLSNTLKNKTIRDIISNVRQVFRLYRTRMKVAHDPTEGLMVRLPDPEAPDPFTRAEIKQILDTPTSRTHELLMVQFMLWAGPRVSETIALAWEDVDLAQGTVTFRRSKVRGAYRVTKTRRSMRRVRLLAPAWDALRKIDALTRKRKAETVEIVERDNKTVRPHKLHFVFLNTKSGLPHANDFVVRDRFFKAHLLAAGVRYRGPGQCRHTYASQLLTTGVASIDWIAEQMGHTNGNMIRQHYGTWINEDGPDVVGMLQLALKLSPVTALH is encoded by the coding sequence ATGAGTGGGGTCGAAGCTCGCGGCAAGTCCGTGAGAATCTATTTTCAATACAACGGGGAGAAATGCCGGGAAACGGTCCCGGGCAGCAACACACCGGCTACCGTGGCCCAGGCCAAACGCCTGGCCGACATCATTGAATACGAGATCCAGACCGGCACCTTCGATTACGCCCGGCACTTTCCGAACTCGCCCCGGCTGGTGGAAAACACCTTTGGTCATTACCTGGATCTGTGGTTGAAGATCAAGGCCAACAGCGTCGCGGCTTCAAGCTACCGAGGTTACGCCAACAAGGCCGAAGTGCATGTGCGGCCACGCTGGGGCAAGGTGCAGATTAACCAGATCGATCACCTCGACCTGCAGGAATGGATTCAAGGCACGCTGTCGAACACCCTGAAGAACAAGACCATCCGCGACATCATCAGCAACGTGCGCCAGGTGTTTCGCTTGTACCGCACGCGGATGAAAGTGGCGCACGACCCGACCGAGGGGTTGATGGTGCGCCTGCCCGATCCGGAAGCCCCGGACCCGTTCACCCGGGCGGAAATCAAACAGATCCTCGACACCCCGACCAGCCGCACACACGAACTGCTGATGGTGCAGTTCATGTTGTGGGCCGGCCCGCGCGTGTCGGAGACGATTGCCCTGGCCTGGGAGGATGTCGACCTGGCGCAGGGCACGGTGACCTTTCGCCGCTCCAAGGTGCGCGGCGCCTACCGGGTGACGAAAACCCGCCGATCGATGCGCCGGGTGCGCCTGCTGGCCCCGGCGTGGGACGCCCTGCGCAAGATCGATGCGCTAACGCGCAAACGCAAGGCAGAAACCGTGGAGATCGTCGAGCGGGACAACAAGACGGTGCGGCCACACAAGCTGCACTTCGTGTTCCTGAACACCAAAAGCGGCCTGCCGCACGCCAACGACTTCGTGGTGCGCGATCGCTTCTTCAAGGCGCACTTGCTCGCCGCCGGGGTGCGTTATCGTGGACCCGGGCAATGCCGGCACACTTACGCCAGTCAGTTGCTGACCACCGGCGTGGCGTCAATCGACTGGATTGCCGAGCAGATGGGCCACACCAACGGCAACATGATTCGTCAGCACTACGGGACGTGGATCAATGAAGACGGACCGGACGTGGTGGGTATGCTGCAACTGGCCCTTAAGCTGTCACCGGTTACAGCTCTACACTGA
- a CDS encoding amidotransferase gives MSLRICILETDILRPELVDQYQGYGQMFQRLFSQQPIEAEFTVYNVMQGEYPSDELTFDAYLITGSKADSFGTDPWIETLRAYLLKRYERGDKLLGVCFGHQLLALLLGGKSERATQGWGVGIHNYKLAAKAPWMSPVREELTLLISHQDQVTALPENATVIASSDFCPFAAYHINDQVLCFQGHPEFIHDYSRALLEIRQEALGEQVYSKGVASLEHEHHGATVAEWMMRFVAHKPAAV, from the coding sequence ATGTCGTTACGCATCTGCATTCTGGAAACCGACATCCTGCGTCCGGAACTGGTCGATCAATATCAGGGGTACGGGCAGATGTTCCAGCGTCTGTTTTCGCAACAACCCATCGAAGCCGAGTTCACCGTCTACAACGTGATGCAGGGCGAATACCCCAGCGATGAGCTGACCTTCGACGCCTACCTGATCACCGGCAGCAAGGCCGATTCTTTCGGCACCGACCCGTGGATCGAAACCCTCAGGGCTTACCTGCTCAAGCGCTACGAGCGCGGCGATAAACTGTTGGGCGTGTGCTTCGGCCATCAGCTGTTGGCATTGCTGCTGGGCGGCAAGAGCGAGCGCGCGACCCAGGGCTGGGGCGTGGGCATCCACAACTACAAACTCGCGGCGAAGGCGCCGTGGATGAGCCCGGTTCGGGAAGAGCTGACACTGCTGATCAGTCATCAGGACCAAGTGACCGCGCTGCCGGAAAACGCCACGGTGATTGCCTCGAGCGATTTCTGCCCGTTTGCCGCGTACCACATCAACGACCAGGTGCTGTGCTTCCAGGGGCATCCGGAGTTCATTCACGACTACTCACGGGCGCTGTTGGAGATTCGTCAGGAAGCGTTGGGTGAGCAGGTGTATTCCAAAGGCGTGGCGAGTCTTGAGCATGAGCATCATGGTGCTACGGTCGCAGAGTGGATGATGCGGTTTGTGGCGCATAAGCCAGCTGCGGTCTGA
- a CDS encoding DNA-binding protein, with protein sequence MPATVTPEQAREGLNRRGISIAEFSRKHGLNKNLVSDLLNGRIKGRRGEAHRAAVLLGIKDGVIEQ encoded by the coding sequence ATGCCCGCCACCGTTACGCCGGAGCAAGCCCGAGAGGGTTTGAATCGCAGAGGGATCAGCATTGCGGAGTTCAGTCGAAAGCACGGATTGAACAAAAATTTAGTCAGCGACCTGTTGAACGGTCGGATCAAAGGTCGCCGTGGGGAGGCACATCGCGCCGCCGTACTACTCGGCATCAAAGACGGCGTGATTGAACAGTAA
- a CDS encoding YmfL family putative regulatory protein, which yields MKSPVLETRKAAMQEIIRSYPDGREGAAARLGMKVKKFDNHAYENAGCSPLSDAQVYVLEQERGTYYFPNYVAQMYGGLFVPVADPETLDNVELYARSVQVSVKRGCVDQAIARALEDGSINAEEAEIILNAHNLHMAARHAEVLAAIDLYRAKPGKGQ from the coding sequence ATGAAAAGCCCCGTTCTAGAGACGCGCAAAGCAGCTATGCAAGAGATCATTCGCAGCTACCCCGATGGACGCGAAGGCGCAGCCGCTCGCTTGGGAATGAAAGTCAAAAAGTTCGACAACCACGCCTATGAGAATGCCGGTTGCAGTCCTCTGAGTGATGCTCAGGTCTACGTGCTGGAACAAGAGCGCGGCACCTATTACTTCCCGAACTATGTGGCGCAGATGTACGGCGGGTTATTCGTACCGGTCGCCGACCCTGAAACGCTGGATAACGTTGAACTGTATGCCCGATCAGTTCAGGTTTCCGTCAAGCGCGGCTGTGTTGACCAAGCCATTGCCCGAGCGCTGGAAGACGGCTCGATCAACGCAGAGGAAGCTGAAATCATCCTCAACGCTCACAACCTCCACATGGCCGCGCGTCACGCCGAAGTGCTGGCAGCCATCGACCTGTACCGTGCCAAACCGGGGAAAGGTCAATGA
- a CDS encoding crotonase/enoyl-CoA hydratase family protein, whose product MSELVSYHLEDGIATLTLSNGKVNAISPDVIAAFNAALDQAVTDRAVVIITGTPGILSGGYDLKVMTAGPKEAVALVTAGSTLARRLLSHPFPVIVACPGHAVAKGAFLLLSADYRIGVDGPFSIGLNEVQIGMTMHHAGIELARDRLSNAALHRSVINGEMFNPQSAIAAGFLDVVVSAEELQGAALAAARQLKKINMTAHKNTKLKVRKALLETLDNAIIQDQEHLG is encoded by the coding sequence ATGAGTGAGTTAGTTTCTTACCACCTCGAAGACGGTATCGCGACCCTGACGTTGAGCAACGGCAAGGTGAATGCCATTTCGCCGGACGTGATTGCGGCATTTAACGCTGCGCTGGATCAGGCGGTGACTGATCGTGCAGTAGTGATCATTACCGGTACGCCGGGGATTCTGTCGGGCGGTTATGACTTGAAGGTGATGACGGCAGGGCCTAAAGAAGCCGTGGCGTTGGTGACGGCTGGTTCGACCCTGGCTCGTCGCCTGTTGTCGCATCCGTTCCCGGTGATCGTGGCGTGCCCTGGGCACGCGGTGGCCAAGGGTGCGTTCCTGTTGTTGTCGGCGGATTACCGCATTGGTGTCGACGGTCCGTTCAGCATTGGCCTGAACGAAGTGCAGATCGGCATGACCATGCACCACGCCGGGATCGAGCTGGCCCGTGATCGCCTGAGCAACGCGGCGCTGCATCGTTCGGTGATCAATGGCGAGATGTTCAACCCGCAGAGCGCGATTGCTGCCGGTTTCCTTGACGTTGTGGTGTCGGCCGAGGAACTGCAAGGTGCAGCATTGGCGGCGGCGCGTCAGTTGAAGAAGATCAACATGACCGCGCACAAGAACACCAAGCTGAAAGTGCGCAAGGCGCTGCTGGAGACGCTGGACAACGCGATCATCCAGGATCAGGAACATCTGGGTTAA
- a CDS encoding 1-acylglycerol-3-phosphate O-acyltransferase, with amino-acid sequence MLFVFRMLLMGLHFILAGVLGVILGLCRPFNPDNSRLCARLYAWPAMCILRLRVKTDVGPLMDKPDSCVIIANHQSNYDLFVFGNVVPRRTVCIGKKSLKWVPLFGQLFWLAGNVLIDRGNAHKARQSMLTTTHTLQHEDTSIWVFPEGTRNLGEDLLPFKKGAFQMAIAAGVPIVPVCVSSYVKHMRLNRWRSGKILIRSLPAIPTAGLSMDDMPLLIAQCREQMRECIASMDRQLQAA; translated from the coding sequence ATGCTGTTTGTGTTTCGTATGTTATTGATGGGCCTGCACTTTATTCTGGCCGGTGTGCTGGGGGTGATCCTGGGCCTGTGCCGGCCGTTCAACCCGGACAACAGCCGTTTATGCGCGCGTCTCTATGCCTGGCCGGCGATGTGTATTTTGCGCCTGCGGGTGAAGACCGACGTCGGTCCGTTGATGGACAAGCCCGACAGTTGCGTGATCATCGCCAACCATCAATCCAACTACGATCTGTTCGTGTTCGGCAATGTGGTGCCCCGCCGCACCGTGTGTATCGGCAAAAAAAGCCTGAAGTGGGTGCCGCTGTTTGGCCAGTTGTTCTGGCTGGCGGGCAATGTGTTGATCGATCGCGGCAATGCGCACAAGGCGCGCCAGTCGATGCTCACCACCACCCACACCTTGCAGCACGAAGACACCTCGATCTGGGTGTTCCCGGAAGGTACGCGCAACCTCGGCGAAGACTTGCTGCCGTTCAAGAAAGGCGCGTTCCAGATGGCGATTGCCGCCGGCGTGCCGATCGTACCGGTGTGTGTCAGCAGTTACGTCAAACACATGCGATTGAACCGCTGGCGCAGTGGGAAAATTCTGATCCGCTCGCTGCCGGCGATTCCCACCGCCGGGTTGAGCATGGACGACATGCCGCTGTTGATCGCCCAGTGCCGCGAGCAGATGCGCGAGTGCATCGCCTCGATGGATCGGCAACTGCAAGCCGCCTGA
- a CDS encoding ogr/Delta-like zinc finger family protein, producing the protein MRVECKCGHRGRIASREKLSTEFAKLYCQCLDAKCGHTWVANLTFSHTLSPSAQSFERMLFDHLRDLPRAKQRELFEQLGAQAVA; encoded by the coding sequence ATGCGAGTTGAATGCAAGTGCGGACACAGAGGCAGGATTGCTTCGAGAGAAAAGCTTTCTACGGAGTTTGCGAAGTTGTACTGCCAGTGCCTGGATGCGAAATGCGGGCACACCTGGGTGGCGAATCTGACGTTTTCGCACACGCTGAGTCCGTCGGCTCAGTCATTCGAAAGGATGTTGTTCGACCATTTGCGCGACTTGCCCAGGGCGAAACAGCGGGAGCTGTTCGAGCAGCTGGGTGCACAGGCAGTGGCGTGA
- a CDS encoding 3-hydroxyacyl-CoA dehydrogenase NAD-binding domain-containing protein: MTEAIRYEKGQDQIVVLTIDMPGQSANTMNAVYREAMATCVARLVAEKDSIAGVIITSAKKTFFAGGDLNELIKVGKPEAKAFYDMVLTLKGQLRTLETLGKPVVAAINGAALGGGWEICLACHHRVALDNASVQLGLPEVTLGLLPGGGGVVRMVRMLGLEKALPYLLEGKKVRPQQALQAGLIDELAADHAELLAKARAWILANPTAVQRWDVKGYQIPGGTPSNPKVAQMLAIAPSILRAKTQGTMPAPEKILCAAVEGAQVDCDTAHLIETRYFTELTTGQVSKNLIGTFWFQLNEINAGGSRPQGFTPYVTKKVGVLGAGMMGAGIAFVSASAGIDVVLKDINVAAAEKGKAHSAALLDKKVSRGQLSVEQRDAVLARIKTTEKDTDLAGCDLIIEAVFEDRELKAKVSSAAQKVVGADAVIASNTSTLPISGLATAVPDQSKFIGLHFFSPVEKMPLVEIIKGANTSDETLARGFDFVLQIKKTPIVVNDSRGFFTSRVFGTFTNEGIAMLGEGVSAPMIETEARKAGMPIGPLAISDEVSLSLMSHIRQQTAKDLQAEGKPLIEHPAFAVIDLLLNEYKRPGKAAGGGFYHYPAAGQKHLWPELKTRFEKADGQISPKDVRDRLLFVQAIETVRCVEEGVLTSTADANVGSIFGIGFAAWTGGALQFINQYGVKDFVARAQYLAEQYGERFTPPALLLEKAAKGEAF, encoded by the coding sequence ATGACTGAAGCCATTCGTTACGAAAAAGGTCAGGATCAGATCGTCGTCCTGACCATCGACATGCCAGGCCAGAGCGCCAACACCATGAACGCGGTGTACCGCGAGGCCATGGCCACCTGCGTCGCCCGGTTAGTGGCGGAAAAGGACAGCATCGCCGGCGTCATCATCACCTCGGCCAAGAAAACCTTCTTTGCCGGCGGCGACCTCAATGAACTGATCAAGGTCGGCAAACCCGAAGCCAAAGCCTTCTACGACATGGTGCTCACGCTCAAAGGGCAACTGCGCACCCTGGAAACCCTCGGCAAACCAGTGGTCGCCGCGATCAATGGCGCGGCGCTGGGCGGTGGTTGGGAAATCTGCCTGGCCTGCCATCACCGCGTGGCGCTGGACAATGCGTCGGTGCAACTTGGCCTGCCGGAAGTCACGCTGGGCTTGTTGCCGGGTGGCGGCGGGGTGGTGCGCATGGTCCGCATGCTCGGCTTGGAAAAAGCCCTGCCGTACTTGCTCGAAGGCAAAAAAGTGCGGCCGCAACAGGCATTGCAGGCCGGTTTGATCGATGAGTTGGCGGCGGATCACGCTGAACTGCTGGCCAAGGCGCGGGCGTGGATTCTTGCCAATCCGACCGCCGTGCAGCGATGGGATGTAAAGGGTTATCAGATTCCGGGCGGCACGCCGTCGAACCCGAAAGTCGCACAAATGCTGGCCATCGCGCCATCGATCCTGCGCGCCAAAACCCAAGGCACCATGCCCGCGCCGGAGAAAATCCTCTGCGCGGCGGTGGAAGGCGCCCAAGTGGATTGCGACACGGCGCACCTGATCGAGACCCGTTACTTCACCGAGTTGACCACCGGCCAAGTGTCGAAAAACCTGATCGGCACGTTCTGGTTTCAGCTCAATGAGATCAATGCCGGTGGCTCGCGGCCGCAGGGTTTTACGCCTTATGTCACGAAAAAAGTTGGCGTGCTGGGCGCGGGGATGATGGGGGCCGGGATCGCTTTCGTCAGTGCTTCGGCCGGGATCGACGTGGTGCTCAAGGACATCAACGTTGCGGCAGCGGAAAAGGGCAAGGCGCATTCGGCGGCATTGCTGGACAAGAAAGTCTCGCGCGGCCAGTTGAGCGTCGAGCAGCGCGATGCGGTGCTGGCACGGATCAAAACCACGGAAAAAGATACCGACCTGGCCGGTTGCGACCTGATCATTGAAGCGGTGTTTGAAGATCGCGAGCTGAAAGCCAAAGTCTCTTCGGCAGCACAAAAAGTCGTCGGCGCAGACGCGGTCATCGCGTCCAACACCTCGACCTTGCCGATCAGCGGCCTCGCCACCGCCGTGCCGGACCAGAGCAAGTTCATTGGCCTGCACTTCTTCAGTCCCGTGGAAAAAATGCCTTTGGTGGAAATCATCAAAGGCGCGAACACCAGCGACGAAACCCTGGCACGCGGTTTCGATTTTGTCCTGCAAATCAAGAAAACCCCGATTGTGGTCAACGACAGTCGCGGCTTCTTTACTTCACGAGTATTCGGCACCTTCACCAACGAAGGCATCGCCATGCTCGGCGAAGGCGTGAGTGCGCCGATGATCGAGACCGAAGCGCGCAAGGCCGGGATGCCGATCGGTCCTCTGGCCATCTCCGACGAAGTGTCCCTCAGCCTGATGAGCCACATCCGTCAGCAAACGGCCAAAGACCTACAGGCAGAAGGAAAACCGCTGATTGAGCATCCGGCGTTCGCTGTGATTGACTTGCTGCTCAACGAATACAAGCGTCCGGGCAAGGCCGCTGGCGGTGGTTTCTACCATTACCCGGCCGCAGGGCAGAAACATCTGTGGCCGGAGCTGAAAACCCGCTTCGAGAAAGCCGACGGGCAGATTTCGCCGAAGGATGTGCGTGATCGCCTGTTGTTCGTGCAAGCCATCGAAACCGTGCGCTGCGTGGAGGAGGGCGTTCTGACTTCGACGGCGGATGCCAACGTCGGCTCGATCTTCGGTATCGGCTTCGCCGCCTGGACCGGTGGTGCGCTGCAATTCATCAATCAATATGGCGTGAAAGACTTCGTCGCCCGCGCCCAGTACCTGGCCGAGCAGTACGGTGAACGCTTCACGCCTCCAGCGCTGCTGCTGGAAAAAGCCGCCAAAGGGGAAGCGTTCTAA
- a CDS encoding magnesium and cobalt transport protein CorA, whose translation MGRVVAAAVYSAGKKITNITLDEGAAWAAKTGHFVWIGLEEPNAQELTNLQRQFNLHELAIEDALEKHSRPKLETFGDALFIVTYSPIRHEGKLEFIETHIFAGNGYIITARNGHSASYAHVRQRCEARPLLLEHGEDFVLYAILDFVIENYQPVGEAIHAEIDELERNVLCSALNEHDIQKLHSLRRDVLRLRRYAAPMVEIGEELQKLSFPFIDKNMRPYFRDVQIHVTRQMEDLTTLADIASQTIEVGVLLEASRQSVVQRKFAAWAAILAFPTAVAGIYGMNFQNMPELSWHYGYFGVLGFIAVGCVSLWASFKKSGWL comes from the coding sequence ATGGGTCGAGTTGTTGCTGCTGCGGTTTATAGCGCCGGTAAAAAAATCACCAATATCACCCTCGATGAAGGCGCAGCCTGGGCGGCGAAGACCGGGCACTTTGTGTGGATCGGCCTCGAAGAGCCCAACGCTCAGGAGCTGACCAACCTGCAACGCCAGTTCAACCTGCACGAACTGGCCATCGAAGACGCCCTGGAAAAACACAGTCGACCGAAGCTGGAAACCTTCGGCGATGCGCTGTTTATTGTCACGTACTCGCCAATCCGCCATGAAGGCAAACTGGAATTCATCGAGACTCACATTTTTGCCGGCAACGGCTACATCATCACCGCGCGCAATGGTCACTCGGCGTCCTACGCCCACGTCCGACAACGCTGTGAGGCGCGTCCGTTGTTGTTGGAGCACGGGGAAGATTTCGTACTCTATGCCATCCTCGATTTCGTCATCGAAAACTACCAGCCGGTGGGCGAAGCGATTCATGCCGAGATCGATGAGCTGGAGCGCAACGTGCTGTGCAGCGCATTGAATGAGCACGACATCCAGAAACTTCACAGCCTGCGCCGTGACGTGCTGCGCTTGCGCCGGTATGCGGCGCCGATGGTGGAGATTGGTGAGGAGCTGCAGAAGCTGAGCTTTCCGTTTATCGACAAGAACATGCGCCCGTACTTCCGTGATGTACAGATCCACGTCACACGGCAGATGGAAGACCTGACGACCCTGGCGGACATTGCCAGTCAGACGATTGAGGTCGGAGTATTGCTCGAGGCATCACGCCAGAGCGTGGTGCAACGCAAGTTCGCGGCATGGGCGGCGATCCTGGCGTTCCCGACGGCGGTGGCCGGGATCTACGGGATGAACTTCCAGAACATGCCGGAGTTGAGCTGGCATTACGGGTATTTCGGGGTATTGGGGTTTATTGCCGTGGGGTGTGTGAGTTTGTGGGCGAGTTTCAAGAAATCCGGGTGGTTGTAA
- a CDS encoding toprim domain-containing protein: MKEDLRHDVLQRLQSDFGLKHRTGTDYMRGGTCPKCKKKELYSRFDTPWMVICGRPEKCGHTLHVKELYDDLFEDWSKRAPATDQQPNATARAYLEFARGFRFELIQGWFTQETFYSAEHNAGSATVRFALEKGGWWERLIDQPHRFGKMKARFKSKDSYRGVWWCPPCVDLLEAKEIWIVEGIFDAIALVHNDIAAVSAMSSNAFPSDSLKALVKTREGGKLPKLVWALDNEPSANAYTRRWVREARALGFVCESAQIPQRDGRKADWNDLHQRWSFIQDDAKRADQIATDLKHARHQGALLLAESAAEKALLMYDWNKRGEFHLGFGSRLYWFKLDMEKFNRAMSDIEDSENHDDQLLNQAQQREKALQQSGSVVEIANCYPQALYFQRNEVTDESWYYLRVDFPHDSESVKNTFTSGHLSAASEFKKRLLGMAAGAMFTGSGQQLDKLMKDQLFGIKTVSTIDYVGYSKEYACYVYGDIAIKDGTTYKVNSEDYFEFGKLRLKTLQKGVPIKLQRDGRDFNEQWVKLLWTCFGAQGLVALVFFFGSLFCEQIRARYQSFPFLEATGEAGAGKTTLLNLLWKLLGREGYEGFDPMKSTKAGRSRLMGQVSGMPVVFLEADRHGDDRAHAKTFEWDELKDFYGGGTLATKGVKTAGNETYEPPFRGTIAISQNAAVVAHEAIMTRIVKLHFVRPTVTPESRAAADQLNALNGGTLSHFLLKAVGKESAVLDLFAQRMPEHEAKLRRLHTHCFACSTAYVSDQGNCSSCGYDLRGYIRVERISKNHAQLLSLLDGLRLVLKLSDTQVAATQRQIVRMAIERQASISSDHPAVAEFWEVYDYLESLSEDPVVDHSSDPTVIAINLNEFCERAAEHKQKLADVATLRDLLKESRSRKFLDSNKAVHSAVRAAFNHRNPVSQPRPTTVKCWTFKA; encoded by the coding sequence ATGAAAGAAGATCTTCGCCACGACGTGCTGCAACGCCTCCAGTCCGACTTCGGGCTCAAGCACCGCACGGGCACCGACTACATGCGCGGCGGCACCTGCCCCAAGTGCAAAAAGAAGGAGCTGTATTCCCGGTTTGATACGCCATGGATGGTGATTTGTGGTCGCCCTGAGAAGTGTGGCCACACCCTGCACGTGAAAGAACTGTACGACGATCTGTTCGAAGACTGGAGCAAGCGAGCGCCGGCCACAGACCAGCAGCCCAATGCCACCGCACGCGCCTACTTGGAATTCGCCCGGGGCTTTCGGTTTGAGCTGATCCAGGGTTGGTTCACCCAGGAAACGTTCTACTCCGCTGAACACAACGCTGGCAGCGCCACCGTGCGCTTCGCCCTGGAAAAAGGCGGCTGGTGGGAACGTCTGATCGATCAGCCGCACCGCTTCGGCAAGATGAAGGCCCGCTTCAAGTCCAAGGACAGTTATCGCGGCGTGTGGTGGTGCCCGCCCTGCGTCGACCTTCTAGAAGCCAAGGAAATCTGGATCGTCGAAGGGATCTTTGACGCCATCGCCCTGGTGCACAACGACATTGCGGCAGTATCCGCCATGTCGTCCAACGCCTTCCCCAGCGACTCGCTCAAGGCATTGGTGAAAACCCGCGAGGGAGGGAAGTTACCCAAGCTGGTGTGGGCGCTGGATAACGAGCCCAGCGCCAACGCGTACACCCGGCGCTGGGTGCGCGAAGCCCGTGCCCTGGGCTTCGTCTGTGAGTCTGCACAGATCCCGCAACGCGACGGCCGCAAGGCGGATTGGAACGATCTCCATCAGCGCTGGAGCTTTATCCAGGACGATGCCAAGCGTGCCGACCAGATCGCCACCGACCTCAAGCACGCCCGTCATCAAGGCGCCCTGCTGCTGGCAGAGAGTGCAGCGGAAAAGGCCTTGCTCATGTACGACTGGAACAAGCGCGGGGAATTTCACTTGGGCTTTGGCAGCCGACTGTACTGGTTCAAGTTGGACATGGAGAAATTCAACCGGGCCATGTCCGACATCGAGGACAGCGAGAATCACGACGACCAGTTGCTCAACCAGGCGCAGCAGCGCGAAAAGGCGTTGCAGCAGTCCGGCAGCGTCGTGGAGATTGCCAATTGCTACCCCCAAGCACTGTATTTTCAGCGCAACGAAGTCACGGACGAATCCTGGTACTACCTGCGCGTGGACTTCCCACACGACTCCGAAAGCGTGAAAAACACCTTCACCAGTGGCCACCTGTCGGCCGCGAGCGAATTCAAAAAGCGCCTGCTCGGCATGGCAGCGGGTGCGATGTTTACGGGCAGTGGTCAGCAGCTCGACAAGCTCATGAAGGATCAACTGTTCGGCATCAAAACCGTGTCGACCATCGACTACGTGGGCTACAGCAAGGAATACGCCTGCTACGTCTATGGCGATATCGCGATCAAGGACGGGACCACCTACAAGGTCAACAGCGAGGACTATTTCGAGTTCGGCAAGCTGCGCCTGAAAACCCTGCAGAAAGGCGTGCCGATCAAGCTGCAGCGTGACGGGAGAGACTTCAACGAGCAGTGGGTAAAGTTGCTGTGGACCTGCTTCGGCGCCCAGGGCTTGGTGGCGCTGGTGTTTTTCTTCGGCTCGCTGTTCTGCGAACAGATCCGCGCGCGTTACCAGTCCTTCCCTTTCCTGGAAGCCACCGGTGAGGCCGGTGCCGGCAAAACCACCCTGCTCAACCTGCTGTGGAAATTGCTGGGCCGCGAAGGTTATGAAGGTTTCGACCCGATGAAGTCGACCAAGGCCGGTCGCTCGCGTCTGATGGGCCAGGTTTCCGGCATGCCGGTCGTGTTCCTGGAAGCCGATCGCCACGGCGATGATCGGGCACACGCCAAGACCTTCGAATGGGATGAACTGAAAGACTTCTACGGCGGCGGCACCCTGGCCACCAAAGGCGTCAAGACCGCCGGTAACGAGACGTATGAACCGCCCTTTCGCGGCACGATCGCGATCAGCCAGAACGCGGCCGTGGTGGCTCACGAAGCGATCATGACGCGCATCGTCAAACTGCACTTTGTACGCCCGACCGTCACACCGGAAAGCCGTGCTGCCGCTGATCAGCTCAACGCACTGAACGGCGGCACCCTCAGTCATTTTCTGCTGAAAGCGGTGGGCAAAGAATCCGCCGTACTCGATCTGTTCGCTCAACGTATGCCTGAACACGAAGCAAAGCTGCGCCGCCTGCACACCCATTGCTTCGCCTGCAGCACCGCCTATGTGAGTGATCAGGGCAACTGCAGCAGTTGCGGCTATGACCTGCGCGGCTACATCCGCGTGGAGCGGATCAGCAAGAACCACGCACAACTGCTCTCGCTGCTGGATGGCCTGCGCCTGGTGTTGAAACTGAGTGATACGCAAGTCGCGGCCACACAGCGGCAGATCGTGCGGATGGCCATCGAGCGCCAAGCCTCGATCAGCTCCGATCACCCGGCCGTGGCCGAGTTTTGGGAGGTCTACGACTACCTCGAATCCTTGAGCGAAGACCCGGTGGTCGACCACAGCAGCGACCCCACCGTGATCGCCATCAACCTCAACGAATTCTGCGAGCGTGCCGCCGAGCACAAACAGAAGCTGGCCGACGTGGCCACGCTACGCGACCTGCTCAAAGAGTCCCGCTCGCGCAAATTCCTCGACAGTAACAAGGCCGTGCACAGCGCCGTACGCGCCGCCTTCAACCACCGCAACCCCGTTTCACAACCCCGGCCGACAACAGTGAAGTGCTGGACATTCAAGGCGTAA
- a CDS encoding helix-turn-helix domain-containing protein, producing MLIADRVGERLKEERERLGLTQTEFGVLLGVSRGTQKNYELGANSLDLRYVAALEERGVDAAFVLTGRRSTPLGQLLTAAEEELINQFRSISDDDQKAIRRFLKAMADDAAKTTN from the coding sequence ATGCTCATTGCGGATCGAGTAGGTGAACGCCTAAAGGAAGAGCGCGAGCGCTTAGGACTGACTCAAACAGAGTTCGGAGTGCTTTTAGGAGTTAGTCGAGGGACACAAAAAAATTATGAATTGGGAGCAAACTCGCTCGACCTCCGCTATGTGGCGGCCCTTGAGGAACGAGGCGTAGACGCAGCTTTTGTGCTGACTGGGCGGCGTTCCACACCGCTTGGTCAATTGCTTACCGCTGCCGAAGAGGAATTGATCAATCAGTTCAGAAGTATTTCGGATGATGATCAAAAAGCTATTCGTCGCTTTCTCAAAGCGATGGCCGACGATGCGGCTAAAACAACGAATTAA